One Saccharomyces kudriavzevii IFO 1802 strain IFO1802 genome assembly, chromosome: 7 DNA segment encodes these proteins:
- the USE1 gene encoding SNAP receptor USE1 (similar to Saccharomyces cerevisiae USE1 (YGL098W); ancestral locus Anc_6.164): MTNVPNDPFLAYILSSKQLANLDRLRKKAVTKQLELSSDNKNSEEFSKYQNIYQTKAFECIQKKHDTHKTMEYQYELYQKSSKTRRYSIDLDSVHSAVTDQQAENLNEDLFRRKEDDEAVMELRKRLLGRQQNKNLAFEPTKSVDRQIEDQDNLQQDLIQNMSKLVGSLKQGAVAFQSALDEDKQVLGAAEIGIQVASQGLMDVSGKLRKYDKSKLSYLFYITVFIFMILGLVLTFIIVQLFPAL, encoded by the coding sequence ATGACTAATGTTCCCAATGATCCTTTTCTGGCCTATATTTTGAGTAGCAAACAGCTAGCTAATTTAGATCGTCTACGAAAGAAGGCCGTTACAAAACAGCTGGAGTTAAGTTCCGACAATAAGAATTCAGaggaattttcaaagtatcaaaatatatatcaaaCAAAGGCATTTGAATgtatacaaaaaaaacatgacACTCACAAAACAATGGAGTATCAGTACGAATTGTACCAGAAAAGTTCTAAGACAAGAAGGTACAGTATTGATCTAGATTCCGTACATTCAGCGGTTACAGATCAACAAGCGGAAAACCTAAATGAGGACCTTTTCCGCAGAAAGGAAGACGATGAAGCTGTTATGGAATTAAGGAAGAGGTTGTTAGGAAGACAGCAGAACAAGAATTTGGCATTTGAACCCACAAAATCAGTCGACAGGCAAATTGAAGATCAGGATAACTTGCAACAAGATTTAATTCAAAATATGAGTAAGCTTGTCGGGAGTTTGAAACAGGGTGCTGTGGCGTTTCAATCAGCtcttgatgaagataagCAAGTTCTTGGAGCGGCAGAGATTGGTATCCAGGTTGCGTCCCAAGGCTTGATGGATGTTAGCGGTAAATTGAGGAAGTACGACAAAAGCAAATTAAGTTACCTGTTTTATATCacagttttcattttcatgaTTCTCGGCTTGGTATTAACCTTCATCATAGTCCAACTCTTTCCAGCACTTTGA
- the VPS45 gene encoding Vps45p (similar to Saccharomyces cerevisiae VPS45 (YGL095C); ancestral locus Anc_6.174): protein MNLFDVADYYINKIVTSRSKLSLANVNEHQRIKILLLDKNTTPTISLCATQSDLLKQEIYLVEKIENEQREVSRHLRCLVYVKPTEETLQCLLRELRNPRYGEYQIFFSNIVSKSQLERLAESDDMEAVTKVEEIFQDFFILNQDLFSLDLQPKEFLSNKLVWSESGIAGCTNSLVSVLLSLKIKPEIRFEGASKLCERLAKEVFYEIGKNERTFFDFPVVDSTPVLLILDRKTDPITPLLQPWTYQSMINEYIGIKRNIVDLSKVPKIDKDLEKVTLSSKQDGFFKDTMYLNFGELGDKLKQYVTNYKDKTQTNSQIDSIEDIKNFIEKYPEFRKLSGNVAKHMAIVGELDRQLKTRNIWEISEIEQNLSAHEANEGDFSDLVKLLQNENVDKYYKLKLACIYSLTHQINSDKTHQLIELLTQQLLPEDVNFFHRFKSFFSHQSKTAQSKRDKDDILSELARRFNSRMNSKSNAAENVYMQHIPEISSLLTELSKNELSRDRFKTVGGQNRGTTQNRMDMPQDVILFVIGGVTYEEARLVHEFNETMNTRMRVVLGGTSILSTKEYMNSIEL from the coding sequence atgaaccTTTTTGATGTGGCTGATTACTATATAAACAAGATTGTAACTTCTCGATCGAAGTTGAGCTTGGCTAATGTTAACGAACACCAAAGGATCAAGATTCTGCTGTTAGATAAAAACACCACCCCGACAATATCCTTATGTGCTACTCAAAGCGACTTGTTGAAGCAGGAGATCTACTTggtagaaaaaattgaaaatgaacaacGGGAGGTCTCAAGACATTTAAGGTGCTTAGTTTACGTTAAACCCACCGAAGAAACGCTGCAATGTCTCCTGCGTGAGTTAAGAAACCCTCGATATGGCGaatatcaaatatttttcagcaATATTGTTTCCAAATCTCAGTTGGAAAGGCTAGCGGAATCTGATGACATGGAGGCAGTTACtaaagttgaagaaatattccaagatttttttatcttgaACCAGGATTTATTCTCGTTGGATTTGCAGCCTAAGGAGTTTTTGAGTAATAAACTGGTTTGGAGCGAGTCAGGGATTGCAGGATGCACCAACAGTCTGGTGTCTGTACTTTTGTCcctgaaaataaaaccaGAAATTAGATTTGAAGGTGCTAGCAAACTTTGTGAGAGATTGGCTAAAGAAGTTTTCTATGAGATTGGTAAGAATGAAagaacattttttgatttcccAGTAGTGGACTCAACGCCTGTATTGCTGATTTTAGATCGCAAAACAGATCCTATAACTCCTTTGCTGCAACCTTGGACTTACCAATCAATGATCAATGAGTATATAGGTATTAAGCGAAATATAGTTGATCTCTCAAAGGTGCCTAAAATTGATAAAGACCTAGAAAAGGTCACTTTATCATCGAAACAAGATGGCTTTTTTAAAGACACGATGTATTTGAATTTCGGGGAGCTAGGTGACAAATTAAAACAATACGTGACCAACTACAAGGACAAGACACAAACAAATAGCCAAATAGACTCTATTgaagatatcaaaaacttcattgaGAAGTATCCCGAGTTTAGAAAGTTATCCGGAAATGTAGCAAAGCACATGGCTATTGTTGGGGAGTTAGACAGACAGTTGAAGACAAGAAATATATGGGAGATCAGCGAAATAGAACAGAATCTGTCTGCACACGAAGCTAATGAAGGAGATTTCTCTGATTTGGTCAAACTGctacaaaatgaaaacgtaGATAAGTATTACAAGTTGAAACTTGCGTGTATTTATTCTTTAACTCATCAGATAAATTCAGATAAAACCCATCAACTGATTGAGCTTTTGACACAACAACTTTTACCGGAGGAtgtgaattttttccatagATTTAAATCCTTTTTCAGCCATCAAAGTAAAACCGCTCAAAGTAAGCGTGATAAAGACGATATACTAAGTGAATTAGCAAGAAGATTTAATAGTAGAATGAATTCTAAAAGCAATGCAGCCGAAAACGTCTATATGCAGCACATTCCAGAAATCTCCTCGTTACTCACAGAACTTTCTAAAAATGAGCTGTCCAGAGATCGTTTCAAAACTGTGGGCGGCCAAAACCGTGGGACGACTCAGAACCGTATGGATATGCCTCAGGATGTCATATTATTCGTTATTGGCGGTGTAACTTACGAGGAAGCAAGGCTGGTTCATGAATTTAATGAAACAATGAATACTAGAATGAGAGTAGTCTTAGGAGGTACGTCTATATTATCGACTAAAGAATATATGAATTCCATAGAACTatga
- the SRM1 gene encoding Ran guanyl-nucleotide exchange factor (similar to Saccharomyces cerevisiae SRM1 (YGL097W); ancestral locus Anc_6.166) has translation MVKRASAVNGDASGAHRAKKMSKTHASHIINNQEDYRHMYLSVQPLDIFCWGTGSMCELGLGPLAKNKEVKRPRLNPFLPRDEVKIISFAVGGMHTLALDEDSNVWSWGCNDVGALGRDTSNAKEQLKDMDASDLSDDEDGDLNELESTPAKIPRDCFPPLTKGHKIVQLGATDNMSCALFSNGEVYAWGTFRCNEGILGFYQEKIKIQTTPWKLPTFSKFNIVQLAPGKDHVLFLDEEGMVFAWGNGQQNQLGRKVMERFRLKTLDPRPFGLRHVKYIASGENHCFALTKDNKLVSWGLNQFGQCGVSENVEDGALVTKPKKLPLPEDVIVRSIAAGEHHSLILCQDGDLYSCGRLDMFEAGIPKSDLPEYTYNDVHGKARAIPLPTKLKNVPKFKAVAAGSHHSIAVAQNGIAYSWGFGETYAVGLGPSEDDTEVPTRIKNTATQDHSIVLIGCGGQFSVSGGVKLSDEEAEKRADEMED, from the coding sequence atggtAAAAAGAGCAAGCGCCGTCAATGGAGATGCGTCTGGTGCTCATAGAGCTAAGAAAATGTCCAAGACTCATGCCTCTCATATTATAAACAACCAAGAAGACTATAGACATATGTATTTAAGTGTTCAGCCGTTAGACATTTTTTGCTGGGGTACCGGTTCTATGTGTGAACTTGGTTTAGGTCCACTAGCTAAGAACAAGGAAGTTAAAAGGCCAAGATTGAATCCATTTTTACCTCGCGATGAGGTGAAGATTATTTCTTTCGCGGTTGGTGGTATGCACACTTTAGCCCTCGATGAAGACAGCAATGTTTGGTCCTGGGGCTGCAACGACGTGGGAGCTTTGGGTAGAGATACTTCCAACGCTAAGGAGCAACTAAAGGACATGGACGCAAGCGATTTAagtgacgatgaagatggtgATTTGAACGAATTAGAATCCACGCCAGCTAAAATACCAAGAGACTGTTTTCCACCTTTAACGAAGGGTCACAAGATTGTGCAATTGGGAGCCACGGATAACATGAGTTGCGCCTTATTCAGCAATGGTGAAGTGTATGCATGGGGGACTTTCCGCTGTAATGAAGGAATCTTGGGATTTTACCaagagaaaatcaaaattcaaaCGACCCCATGGAAATTGCCTACTTTCTCCAAGTTCAATATCGTTCAATTAGCTCCTGGTAAGGATCACGTGCTTTTTctggatgaagaaggtatGGTGTTCGCTTGGGGTAACGGCCAACAGAACCAATTAGGAAGAAAAGTTATGGAAAGATTTCGTTTGAAGACTTTGGATCCTAGACCATTTGGATTAAGACATGTAAAATACATTGCATCAGGGGAAAATCATTGTTTCGCCCTGACAAAGGATAACAAGTTAGTCAGTTGGGGATTGAACCAATTTGGTCAGTGTGGTGTTTCGGAGAATGTGGAAGATGGTGCACTTGTTACTAAACCGAAAAAGCTACCATTGCCTGAGGATGTTATAGTCAGAAGCATTGCTGCTGGTGAACATCATTCATTAATCTTATGTCAAGATGGCGATCTGTACTCCTGCGGTAGATTGGATATGTTTGAAGCTGGCATTCCAAAAAGCGATTTGCCTGAGTATACTTACAATGACGTTCATGGAAAGGCCCGTGCCATACCACTTCCAACAAAGCTGAAAAACGTTCCTAAGTTCAAAGCCGTTGCCGCGGGGTCTCATCATTCGATTGCAGTTGCTCAGAATGGTATTGCCTATTCTTGGGGCTTTGGCGAGACCTATGCTGTTGGATTAGGTCCATCTGAAGATGATACTGAAGTTCCAACTAGAATTAAAAATACCGCAACCCAGGACCATAGCATCGTTTTGATCGGATGTGGAGGTCAGTTTTCTGTATCTGGTGGAGTAAAATTGTCCGAcgaagaagctgaaaagAGAGCCGACGAAATGGAAGATTAG
- the PAN2 gene encoding poly(A)-specific ribonuclease (similar to Saccharomyces cerevisiae PAN2 (YGL094C); ancestral locus Anc_6.176) — protein sequence MNNWQHFFNNPVDLSEHLKKPYFRFDNRDKEITTISFDEKANLIWSGDSYGCISSYDPNFQLYTRYRGHIGGSSVRDVLSHRDGILSISEDSLHFANRRGVTKLNLTSIDIAAFSELNSMCYAPHSLQNNIYCGGDNTNWGIASVDLNKGCLDSLLNYSSKVKLMCSNNKILSIGRQTGSVDLLDTTSNRTIKSFNAHSASISAMDLRDNTLITVGKSKRFYNLYADPFVNVYDLRTMRQLPPVSFSKGTTMGSGGADFVQLHPLLPTVMIVASSSGSFDFIDLSNPTLRTQYVHPCQSIKKFSLSPNGDVLGILEADNHLDTWRRSSNNMGMFTNTPEMLAYPDYFNDITSDGPVSVDDETYPLSSVGMPYYLDKILSAWPHVVFKSEGTIPQLTGKPPLSSSGKGQSNVTVVSSQNEKLSTPEFPLLRYDRTKFGMRNVVTDYVCLRDLRKQITTGLETSDIQNYTSINKYEVPPAYSRLPLTTGRFGTDNFDFTPFNNTEYSGLDPDVDNHYTNAIIQLYRFIPEMFNFVVGCLKDENFESTLLTDLGYLFDMMERSHGKICSSSNFQASLKSLIDKRFSASNVLHEHLEEYLESLCIGESIEDFNSSESIKRNMPQKFNKFLLSQLIKEEGQTVNHNITLNQCFGLETEIRTQCSCDHYDTTIKLLPSLSILGINRTVIKQLNKKNNGQNILPYIEYAMKSATQKDSTCPICDKNETIIQENTVKNLPSVLSLELSLLDTELSNIRSSKNWLTNEFYGSIIKNKAVLRTTASELKGTGHIFKYELNGYVAKITDNNNETRLVTYVRKYNSKENSYKWLMFNDYLVVEISEEEALKMSYPWKTPEIIIYCDAEELRKPFFSVDTYSINYNILFRDHFANGIRDTARREYKLLTHDEAPKSGTLVAIDAEFVSLQSELCEIDHQGSRSIIRPKRTALARISIIRGEEGDLYGVPFVDDYVVNTNPIEDYLTRFSGILPGDLDPEKSTKRLVKRNVVYRKVWLLMQLGCIFVGHGLNNDFKHININVPKSQIRDTAIYFLQGKRYLSLRYLAYVLLGMNIQEGNHDSIEDAHTALILYRKYLDLKQKTIFEKVLNSVYEEGRAHNFKVPETPGA from the coding sequence ATGAATAATTGGCaacatttcttcaacaatcCTGTTGATCTTTCTGAACACTTAAAAAAGCCATATTTTCGCTTCGATAATAGAGATAAGGAAATTACTACAATTAGCTTCGATGAAAAGGCAAATTTAATATGGAGTGGAGACAGCTATGGTTGCATTTCATCGTACGATCCAAACTTTCAGCTTTATACAAGGTATAGGGGTCACATAGGTGGAAGTTCTGTCAGGGATGTTCTCAGCCATCGAGATGGTATCTTATCCATTAGTGAAGATTCGCTGCATTTTGCTAATAGAAGAGGTGTTACTAAATTGAACTTGACTAGTATCGATATTGCTGCGTTCAGTGAATTGAACAGCATGTGCTATGCCCCTCATTCATTGCAGAATAATATTTACTGTGGTGGCGACAATACAAACTGGGGCATTGCTTCAGTCGATCTGAACAAAGGTTGCCTGGACTCACTTTTAAATTATTCATCTAAAGTGAAACTGATGTGCtctaataataaaatattgTCTATCGGAAGACAAACCGGATCTGTGGATTTACTAGATACAACTTCCAACCGTACGATCAAATCCTTTAATGCGCACTCTGCGTCCATATCGGCGATGGATTTACGTGATAATACCTTGATCACAGTAGGAAAGTCTAAAAGGTTCTATAATTTATATGCCGATCCGTTTGTGAATGTCTACGATTTGAGAACAATGCGTCAACTTCCtcctgtttctttttctaaagGAACGACTATGGGTTCTGGAGGAGCAGATTTTGTTCAATTACATCCTCTGCTTCCCACCGTCATGATCGTTGCTTCCAGCTCTggttcttttgattttattgatcTTTCCAACCCGACTTTAAGAACTCAATATGTTCATCCCTGTCAATCAATTAAaaagttttctttatcGCCCAATGGTGATGTATTGGGCATACTAGAAGCTGATAATCATTTAGACACATGGAGAAGGTCATCAAACAATATGGGAATGTTTACCAATACGCCTGAAATGCTGGCATACCCTGATTATTTTAACGATATTACTTCGGACGGCCCCGTATCTGTCGACGACGAAACATATCCTTTGAGCTCCGTGGGCATGCCTTACTatcttgataaaattttatCGGCGTGGCCGCATGTAGTATTCAAAAGTGAAGGTACTATACCACAACTAACGGGCAAGCCCCCTTTATCATCAAGCGGCAAAGGACAAAGTAACGTCACTGTGGTCTCAAGTCAAAATGAGAAATTAAGCACGCCAGAATTTCCTCTGCTACGATATGATCGCACTAAATTTGGCATGAGAAACGTCGTTACAGATTATGTTTGTTTAAGAGATCTGAGAAAACAGATCACGACTGGTTTAGAAACCAGCGATATACAGAATTATACCTCAATCAATAAGTACGAAGTACCACCAGCATACAGCAGGTTGCCACTGACAACAGGAAGGTTTGGTACGgataattttgattttacaCCCTTTAATAACACCGAATATTCCGGATTAGACCCAGACGTTGATAATCATTATACCAATGCCATCATACAATTATACCGCTTTATTCCTGAGATGTTCAATTTCGTGGTTGGGTGCttgaaagatgaaaattttgaatcaaCTTTGCTAACTGATCTCGGCTATCTTTTTGATATGATGGAGAGGTCACATGGAAAAATCTGTAGCTCTTCCAACTTTCAAGCTTCATTGAAGTCTCTAATTGACAAACGTTTTTCAGCTAGTAATGTGCTGCACGAGCATTTGGAAGAATACTTAGAATCTTTGTGCATAGGGGAAAGCATTGAAgatttcaattcttcagaGAGTATTAAACGTAATATGCCTCAAAAATTTAACAAATTTCTACTCTCACAACTCATAAAAGAGGAAGGGCAGACCGTTAATCATAACATCACCCTCAATCAGTGTTTTGGTTTGGAAACAGAAATAAGAACTCAGTGCAGTTGTGATCATTATGATACTACTATTAAACTTCTGCCCTCCTTATCCATATTAGGAATCAACAGAACCGTGATTAAGcaattaaataaaaagaataatgGACAAAATATTCTACCATACATTGAATATGCCATGAAAAGTGCCACTCAGAAGGATAGTACTTGCCCCATCTGTGACAAAAACGAAACTATTATCCAGGAGAATACAGTCAAGAACCTACCTTCAGTACTATCGTTGGAATTATCGCTGTTAGATACGGAGCTGTCTAATATAAggtcatcaaaaaattggctTACCAATGAGTTTTATGGAAGCATCATAAAGAACAAGGCGGTTTTACGAACAACAGCGTCTGAGTTGAAAGGCACCGGCCACATATTTAAATACGAGTTGAATGGTTACGTAGCTAAAATAACCGATAACAATAACGAGACGCGTTTAGTGACATATGTGAGAAAATACAattcgaaagaaaatagcTACAAGTGGCTCATGTTTAATGATTATCTTGTTGTTGAAATATCGGAAGAAGAGGCGTTGAAGATGTCATATCCTTGGAAGACACCAGAAATTATCATATACTGTGATGCTGAAGAATTACGGAaacctttcttttctgttgaCACGTATTCTATCAACTACAACATATTATTCCGTGATCATTTTGCTAATGGAATAAGAGATACCGCAAGACGCGAGTATAAGCTATTAACACATGATGAAGCACCAAAATCTGGAACCTTAGTCGCCATCGATGCTGAGTTTGTCTCATTACAAAGCGAATTATGCGAAATTGATCACCAGGGAAGTAGAAGTATTATTAGACCTAAGAGAACAGCTCTGGCCAGAATATCGATTATTAGAGGTGAAGAAGGTGATCTGTATGGAGTGCCGTTCGTCGATGATTATGTGGTGAACACGAACCCCATAGAAGATTACTTAACAAGATTCAGTGGGATACTTCCCGGTGACTTAGATCCTGAAAAGAGTACTAAAAGACTcgtgaaaagaaatgttgTCTATCGAAAAGTCTGGTTGCTAATGCAACTTGGATGCATCTTTGTAGGACATGGTTTGAACAACGATTTCAAACACATCAACATAAACGTCCCAAAAAGCCAAATCCGCGATACCGCCATATACTTCTTACAGGGAAAGAGATACCTTTCATTACGTTATCTGGCATATGTGTTACTAGGAATGAATATCCAAGAAGGGAATCATGATTCCATCGAGGATGCGCATACTGCTTTGATTCTTTACAGAAAATATCTCGATTTGAAACAGAAAACTATTTTCGAAAAGGTTCTAAACAGCGTGTATGAAGAAGGAAGAGCCCATAATTTCAAAGTTCCAGAAACTCCAGGAGCATGA
- the TOS8 gene encoding Tos8p (similar to Saccharomyces cerevisiae TOS8 (YGL096W) and CUP9 (YPL177C); ancestral locus Anc_6.170) produces MGTSILNLNQNIELPPIQILFESLNRENEPRPYYEERRLQQLNPSFIPRTSMAVGSPVNPVPVSSPVFFIGPSPVRGAQNNSVVISQNITQFPVIYKSPEVVPTSERDYVISVGRSPISSLPEYEHFSSSTYYQGQRRAQPYPVNATTMMGNYSTPQPIGISRGKLLSSNIDKKAAYTSSKELSVKEKRLKGHGKRSNLPKATVCILNQWLLEHIHNPYPTVQEKRDLLAKTGLTKLQISNWFINARRRKIFAGHNDVNNLKKKFNSSADLPKL; encoded by the coding sequence ATGGGTACTAGCATATTAAACCTGAATCAAAACATCGAGCTTCCCCCAATACAAATCCTGTTCGAGTCACTTAACCGGGAAAATGAACCTAGACCCTATTACGAGGAACGCAGGCTACAGCAGCTTAACCCCTCATTCATCCCCAGGACAAGCATGGCTGTCGGTAGTCCAGTTAACCCAGTTCCAGTATCATCccctgttttttttattggcCCCTCTCCAGTGAGAGGTGCTCAGAATAACAGTGTTGTAATTAGTCAGAACATAACTCAGTTTCCTGTTATTTACAAATCCCCGGAGGTCGTGCCTACCAGCGAGAGAGATTATGTAATTTCTGTAGGTAGATCTCCTATATCTTCACTACCTGAGTACgaacatttttcaagctCTACTTATTATCAAGGTCAGAGGCGAGCTCAACCTTATCCTGTGAACGCAACCACGATGATGGGTAATTATTCAACGCCTCAGCCTATTGGCATTTCAAGGGGTAAGCTGTTATCCAGTAACATAGATAAGAAGGCAGCCTACACGTCTAGTAAGGAATTGTctgtaaaagaaaaaaggctGAAGGGCCATGGGAAAAGGTCTAATTTACCTAAAGCCACTGTTTGTATCCTAAATCAATGGTTGCTTGAGCATATACATAACCCTTATCCAACGGTtcaggaaaaaagagatcTGCTAGCAAAAACAGGTCTCACTAAACTTCAAATCTCAAATTGGTTCATCAATGCtaggagaagaaaaatctttgCTGGCCACAATGATGTTAACaatctcaaaaaaaaatttaactCCTCCGCAGATTTGCCTAAACTTTGA